GTCCAGAAATAGTTTGGCAGTCCTTCACTTTTTGGGTCCTGGACCTCTATAAATCTCATGAAAACTGGATAACATAGTTAGGGGCCATGAACCCCGTATCAAAGGAACCCTTAATAGCAACAGATAATGGGACTTGGTAAATATGGAGTGAGAGAAGAACACATACTCCTGGGAAGGACTTAGCTCTGGGAGAGCTTTTAAGGTAAGGCCAGGAGGCAGAGGTTGGGAGCATTTGTTGCTTTGTAGCAGACTGTTTTAGATAGTCTGCAGAGAGTGGGGCTGGAAGGTTTAGGAAGAATaggtagaggaagaggaggagcaagAGCAGATGAGGGGTAGGGATGGAGGTTAACGTATCGGGTTGTGATTAGGGATGCCACAACTCTGATGGATTTCCCTCAGTGCTAAATAGGTGAGAGTGCCCACCAGCCAGAGACCACAAGGAACACACCAGGTGCGTTGTTACTGCAGTGAGGGAGAACACCAACCAAGGAGAACCTTGGAATATCTCGCAAAAGGTTTTTAGAAAGAACTTCTTGTAGGATTTGTGCTTGTATCGTGTTTTGGGGTGGGTGTTAAGAAGTGGGGCTTTGCTGTGGGTTAGGTGGTATCAGGCAGCAAGGATAAATCTGATGCGTGTCTTAATTCTTACCTAGGAGATGAGAACCCAGCACTCTGCCTCTGACAGTGTTTGTGTCTCTTCTGTGTTCAGACATGATTGCTAGTTGTCTTGTCTTAACTGATTCATCATGGTCACCGAGTGGACTTGCCTGACGTGGATGTTCTCTGAGATGATGTTCAGCAGGAGAGCGCTGGGGCCCAGTTGTGGGTGCCAGGCCAGCTCGTGTCAAAACCAAGGCTTAGGGGGTCATATATGGCCATTTCCTGGATGTCATTCTCACTAGGTACCATATGATGTCCTTTAGTCATTATGTAATTATAGTAGACTTTGTCTTGTCCACTCTGGGTTTCCTCTACTGAGGCCCTTACAGTAGTTTCAGCGTTCATATGGCTTTTCTAGAACACAGATAGGAGCAGATATAACATCATGTGCACTTTTTTTCTTGGTGGATTCTTCGTTGTAACATTATCATACTTGGTGTGGTAGACTAATGTTGTTTGACAGTTCCATAGTTTTATGCATGAACATACAGTTTCAGCATCAGTACCCGAAGAGAAATAGGTATAAGAACACCTCACAATTCTGATATAGAAAAAGCAGTTATTCACTTTACTTTTTGGTTGTAATTCACATCTGTATCGGTGACATTGGGGGCATTGTGGAATTCGGAATTATCTTCCAAATCTGCCAAGAAAATTTCTGCAAGTTCCCTGTTCTCACAGTTGTGACAGGCATTCTACTATAGGTAAGTCACTTCATTTCTGTGGGCCTTGTTCTCCTAATTTTTATCTGAAAAGGTTCAGTTAAATAATCTCTGCTGTTCCTAATAGATGGGAAAAACTTTGTACTTATGTAATTCTTAAATACATTGaagtaaaaaatattctttctcctctcagatttatttgtgaaagaaaatCATGAATTAAGAATAGCAGGAGGAGCAGTGAGGGATTTATTAAGTGGAGTAAAGCCTCAAGATGTGGATTTTGCTACCACTGCTACCCCTGCTCAGATGAAGGAGATGTTTCAGTCTGCTGGTATTCGCATGATAAACAACAAAGGGGAAAAGCATGGGACAATTACTGCCAGGGTGAGTGAAAGGTTTGACAGCAATTGCATTGCCtctcctttaatttttagaatttttatgtttttttctaggttttaaaaaaaatcaagtaacaaaaaactaaaaaaatatgtcagtcttggggtgcctgggcggctcaatgggttaagcatctggcatcctactcttggtttcggctcaggtcatgatctcgcaatttgtgggttcgagccccacgtcgggctctgtgttgacggtgcagagcctgcttgggatttctctttacctctctctgcctctgccctgctctctgtctttctctctctctagataaatacacattaaaaaaaaaaaaagtcattttctatctccctcttaAACCCTGCATCCTCCTTTGCTGTAGCCTCCTCTGCTGTAGCTAGTTGTTATGGTACTTACCTGTTAGCCCCACGGTTCTAAAAGAGACCTTTCTTTGCTGCAGTGTTTGTCTTAGTTTCAAATTTCCTGGGTGTAAGATGTTGTCTGCTGATGTCTGCACAGGAGAGCAGCTCAGCTTTCTTAGCAGCAGCACAGGCACTTCTCCCTTGTCTTCTCAGTGTACATGTACCATCATTTTTGGTTGAATTCATATTCAGTGTTTACATTTAAAACTATGGTTTACTGCTGGATTGTAAAGTGTATTGTGACTACCTTTCTTGGGTGATTTTGGTTTCCCTGCagttaataacatttttcttttacgtAGCTTTCTGTGTGCCACTGATTCATTCCTCTACTCTGTAAAATTCTTAGTAGAGTAAACCAGAGTAAACCCGTCAGGTTTCAGTTCCTTGTTTTGAGCCACCTCACCTGGTGCATTCTCTCCTCTCATATCTGTATGTTCTGGGCAGGTCCTCATTCCTCATCTCGAGATTTCCCTGCACCAGATTCTGGGAATTTCCCGGCCTCTTCCTTACTAGACTGCCTTGGTCCTGAGTCCTGTGTGATATTCTTTCTTGGTTTtgctctcattaaaaaaatttttcttaatgtttatttatgagagagagagagagaaagagagagagagagagagagagagaaagaaagaaaaagagaaagcaggggaggggcagagagagagggagacacggaggctccaggctctgagctgtcagcacagagcctgatgtggggctcagactcactaaccttgagatcatgacctcagctgaagttggacgcttacccaactgaaccacccaggtgctctgatttTTTGCTCTCATTTTAATAGTTTGAAACCTGGAAAAGCCTTACATgtctgaaaatttttttattttaccttcacacTGGTCTGATAGTTTTACTGGTTGTAGAATTTGAGGCTGGCAGTCATTTTCACTCAGAACTGTAAAGACTGTTTTCCACCTGCCTGTGTTGCCACTGGGAAGTCTGAGCTCATTCACATTTCTCTTCTGTTTGAGACCAGATTTTTTGCCTGCCCTGAAGCCTTTCTGATCTTTTTATCAGGTGTTTGTAGTTCCAAGATGCCGTGCTTGGTTTGTATgtgttttttcattcattgtgtgGGGACACTTAGTGGGCCTTCTTGTATTCCTCTCCTCATTTCATCCTTTTTGTTCGGTATCTTCAGGTTTGGAAACTCCTGTGATGTTGGATATTGGATCACGGGGTCTGAGCTTCTATCTTTACCTTTGTCTCCTAATTTATATTCTCCTATCTTTGTCTTTCCATGAGATTGCCTTAGCTTGATCatccaggtttttttgtttttttatatttatttatttttgagagacagaggcagagtacaagtgggggagaggcagagagagagaaggagacacagaatctgaagcaggctccagactcccagctgtcagcacagagcccgatgcagggcttgaactcacaaaacatgagatcatgacctgagccgaagtcggacgcttaaccaactgagtcacccaggcaccccaagaggtctttccttttcttgtttcagATGCAGTATCTTATTTCCTTTAGGATACCAGTTAATAGTTACTTGAATAAtgtctctctttcctctgagctttttctgtctttcctgttGGCTTTCTTTAACTGTGGGTTTGGTTCTTTCCTTACGTTTGTGTGATCCTCTGGTGTTTGTAAAGTGACTTCAGAGATTTACTCTAGTTTTGTGTGGGAAACATCAGCCAGTTGTGGGACCATCACTGTCCATATGAGTAGGCCTATTCCTTATTCCAGAATAAATCTGGTTATTAGCATTTTGAAAAACCAAGTGGGGAAAGGGAATAAAGGtcatgttgattttcttttttttttctccccacttaATCTTGTTTTCATTGGGGTGCTTCACTCCTGCTGTATCTGGTGTCCCAAGGTGTAACCATTTTTGGGTTAGCCTTTCTAATGAGGTAATCTCTGGTTCTTTGCCTGGGTAAGGTAGGCATTCCAGGGGTCTATTTCTTACAGTGATTTTCACACagtcttcatatttctttttaaaaaagaatttttaatgtttatttatttttgagagagagagcacaagtggggtatgtagagaggtagacagaatctgaagcaggcttcagactctgagctgtcagcacacagcctgacgtggggctcaaacccatgaacgagatcatgacctgagctgaagttggacacttaaaccggctgagccacccaggcgcctcagtctTCATATTTCAAACCTTTTACTTACCACTTGCCTTGAGAGAAAACGTGTGCCTTAAATTCTTGAGTTCTAGAGCTAACTtgtttctagaaaagaaatgagattgaGAGGAATTCCAGAACAGACTTCCAATGATCAGTAGTGGTTTTCAGCTCTTAATGAAGAGATTCCAAATTCCTGCATGGCATATAAAACCCTTTGTTGTCTACCCCTCAGTGCTAACATGCTGTTTGTCAGCTATAGTTTTTTGCTCAGATagtatccctctttctctccactgTGCCTTTGGTCATCTTTTCTCTTGATTTGAAATGTTATTCTTACGTGTGCATGTGCAGATCCTACTTAGTTTTCAGGGCTCAGCTCACATGTCAGTCGTTCTTGAAGCTACTCAGCTTTTCCCAGCTGAGGTAATCTTTCTTCCCTTGACATATGTAGCACTTTATTTCGACTTCATTGATTACCAGTAAGTGAGTTGCAGGATGTGTTAagggtttgtgttttttcctctttcGATCCTTTGCTCAGTGGTATATATGTTGTAAATTGATAATCAGCTCTTTGCAAACCAgagttattataaaatatttcaaagtagcCTGAATTGAAATTGGAAGAACTAGAATATACTGTTTTAAAGGCCTCCTCACTCCTCTGCCACAACATTTGttagagttgtcttttttttttttttttaagtttatttacttatttttgagaagggggagggcaggggcgcctgggtggcgcagtcggttaagcgtctgacttcagccagatcacgatctcgcggtccgtgagttcgagccccgcgtcaggctttgggctgatggctcggagcctggagcctgtttccgattctgtgtctccctctctctctgcccctcccccgttcatgctctgtctctctctgtcccaaaaataaataaacgttgaaaaaaaaaaaattaaaaaaaaaaaaaaagagaagggggagggcagagaaagagaatcccaagtgggctctctgctgtcagtgcagagcttaaattcggggcttgatttcacaaaccgtgagatcatgacctgaaccgaaatcaagagctggacgcttgtctgactgaggcacccaggtgtcccaaactcatcttttcaaattaagatgcatttattttttaaaaatattctttggctCTGTCTTTGAATATTGTGGTTGTCTTTCTATTTCAAGATACATGTGCAGTAGGTGACTTTGAAAAGAAAGATGTATGTGTCAGAActcatttttttcagttcatccagtgttctaaaaacaaaaaaattttcgTTACAGCTTcatgaagaaaattttgaaattactaCACTGCGGATTGATGTTGTCACTGATGGAAGACACGCTGAGGTAGAATTCACAACTGATTGGCAGAAAGATGCTGAACGCAGAGATCTCACTATAAATTCTATGTTTTTAGGTAATATCTGGAGATCatgttttaatccattctgtctgAAAGCTGCCTTTTAAAGTGAATCTGCATTCTGGAAATGTCCTCCAACCTGGGAAGTTGCATTAGTTTCATCTAAGAAACAGTGTAGCATATGGGTTAAAAGATGATTCTGGAGCCAGAAGTCccaggttcaaattctgactccatGACTCACTAGCTATAAAAGGAGGATGTTAATATTAGCTTCCTTTGtaaggctgttgtgaggattaaagaagtTAACAGTTTTAAGTCCTtagaacagtgactggcacatgtACACATTCAGTGTTAACTTACTAATTGCATCTAAAAATGGTTAACATTTCAGGTAAGAAAAATGCATGTCCCCCATGTCACTCTCCACTGCACATCTTTTGTGGGTTCCCAGCCTAGCTCTTCTTCTGGTGCCTGGGTGCAGACTGATAAATGACTTCAGCAGCCTCTCTGTTGCTGTGCCTCGGCACAACATCAGATTCTTTCATGGCATTGCATTTTAGGAATCATCTTGAATCAGAGTTTCATGCAAGAGAAAATCTGTTTATCATCTCAGCTTGATTTTTGTGTGAATGAAACCAGTGAGACTCATAGTAGGTGAATTAAGTTAGTGCTTAATTGAAGCATTATTTTTTGTACTTTAAGTTTTAGGCAAGCCCTTTATGTTTAACACTTTGGATTAGAAAAGAGAGATGAAGCATCCACTTTTCATAACCTGGTTGTGGCAGCAGTAATAGTGAAAGGATGAAGTATAGGTTTCCTCGCTATCCAAAAGTATTCTTTGTCACCTTTTTAAGTTGAAATGGTGTAAGGTGAGGAAGCAATTActatttcatcaaaatgaaaatccttttccagatttctttcagGTAGTGAAAACAGCTTTTAAAGTAGGTCTTTTGTAAAGGCAGCGTGGCCTAAAGTGAACTTTCAGATAGTGGAGAAAACCTGTAATAGTATTTGCTTCATAGGATGGAGAAGGAGGTTGTAGGTGGGATCTCCTGCTAATTACATTAAAGATGATGTCTTTAGAGCACCTGCTAGATTCTGAGTCACTTGATacactttatctcatttaactgtCAGGAAAACTTCACTGAGGATAAAATCCATTTTATGAGGAAACAGActgagatgttaagtaacttagctcaggtcaccatGATTGGACCTTGGGTTTCCACAGCCTACATGATTTATCAGCCCAGTTGGTGGCATGTTGTCCCTCCATTATGTGATCACACTCCCggtgttcatttcttcttcttaagattttttaacatttatttatttttgagagacagagtatgagtgggggaggggcagagagagatggagacagaatctgaagcaggctccaggctctgagctgtcagcacagggcccgactaggggctcgaacccatggactcccaagatcatgacctgggctgaggtcggacacttaaccaactgagccacccaggcccccctccccccaccctttcttttTACCTCATTCTGACTTAGGGTAAACTGCTGCAACTAGTGCAATGTATAAAATCTGTAACTAGCTTCTCCTAAGCATACCTGACTAAAAGaggttaataattctttttcagtatactgttttataaaagtaaaagctGTTCTTACTGGTActactgtttcctttctttttttttttttttttaaagtttgtttgagagacagtgaggagaatcccaggcaggctccatccacatagtcagcgcagagcctgacacggggcttgaactcataagctgtgagagcATAACTtgagccgacaccaagagtcagacacctaagcaacggagctacccaggtgccctgtactaCTGTTTTCTACCATTTGCTGAGCCCTTGTAATGTGCCGGGCATGGTTCTGAGCACATCACAGCAATTGAATCTTCCCAGCATCCCTATGGAGCAGATACTGCTATTTAACCTATAGTAATTTTCTTAGTCATGCAGCTGGTAAACTAGAATTAGGATTCCAACCTAAGTGTTCTGGCTCTGGAGGTCACGTTCTTGACCACTACATTATTCTTAGCAACTCTTgctttatttcttacttttatgCATTATATTTTGAAAGTGATATTCAGAGCAAAAAACAAAGTGCACACCTATCAGTGTGTATTGTcactaatttttactttttctgtccAGGTTTTTTTCAAGGCTTACTGGGTGAAGCATTCCTAGTTTTGCCATTTCTGGTTACTTTGTGTCTCACACTTTGCTCGTTTtatcctgtgttttgttttgttttgttttgttttgttttgttttttgtttttgcctccaACCTTGATTTTTCCTTTAGTGAAAAGGACTTTAGTATTTCCATGCTCACCAGGGAGAGCCATCTCTTCATTAAGAGAAATTACATTAAGAGACCGATAAACCTCATGTATTTGCTACTTTGTAaagatattttttcccattttctgttatttctttgaattttgagCCTTTCAAATTTCTATATATATCAAAATGCTATATAAATCAAAAGTTTGGGAAGTGTTATGCTTCAGCTTACCAGTATTGCATTTGGGATAATCAAAGAGCATTAAAGTTCAAACGGAAATAAATTGACAAGTAGTTGTTCTTCAGAGGTAGAAGCAGTGCCTTTATAAGGTAAAGCATCTCTCAGGATCACTGAcaacccccccaccaccatttgGATGATTGAATGGTACCTGtctttgctctgtttttttcAGTCCCTAGAGTGACCAGCTGTCTGTTTGCCCAGGAcaggagatttttaatttttaaaactaggaAAAGTTCAGGGATAACTGAAATGAACTGGGCACTCTACTACTTGAGGTTTTATACGCcttatgttaattttttctttttgtttacatATGAAAGAACATATTATAGTGGGATTTTTTTTGGTTACATTTCTTTGAATGGGTATTAGGTTCACATGATTCAGAATTCATAAAGCTTAAAAGGCTGCAGAGTTGTCTCCTGATCTGATTCACCATACCCTTGCTCACAGCGCAGTCAGACTTGGATTTTTGCCACGTGatagaaatgtgaaaaaatgttgcctcaaagatttataattttttatgacTTAAGGTTgcaaaatcttcattttttaaggtttttaaaaatatttccttagctTATTTCTACCGATTTCTTCTATTTaaatgtggtatttttatttatttacaaaagcttTTTGTATATTATGGAAACTTGGTATTTGACTCTATTAACTTAGTATTTTTCTCAGTATGCTTTTCATTATGGTGGTTTTTGCCATGAAGGCACCTTTGATTTTTGTGTGgttgaattatttccttaaggCTCTGGTGTTGTGGGTGTTTGTATCTAATTTTAGTTTCTTGGTAAATCCCCATGCAGTGTAAAATCTGCATATTAACTTTGACTCCCCCGTCCCCATACTTAATTATTAATAGCCTATTGATAGGAAGCTTTACTGATAACAGAAACAATCaagtaaaacaaattttgtaTGGTCTATGTATCATACACTGCGTTCTTACAGTAAAGGAAGGTAGAGAAAAGtgttaagaaaataagagagaaatcaTTTACAGTACTATAAAAATCCTCTACATGGACCCATGTAGTTCAAACCTGTGTCAAGGGttaagtgtatatttttaaaggttttcccCATTCCAGGATCATAAATGTTTTTTCCTATGGTTTATGattttagtttttccatttttttttctttttattttttccccgcAGATTATTTTGGCTGTTCTTGTTTATTCTCTCATATTTACTTGAAAATCAGCTTGTTTCGTGTCTCTACCCCAATTCATACTAGCGTATTTCTTATTTAGTTCATTCTTGGATATTATCTTTTTAGTTGGTGTTATAAATACAGCCTTTTATTCCATTATGTCTTCTTTTTGATAGTGGATATGGATGAATGCTATTCATGTCTATTTTAACTTTGTAACTCTTcacttaatttttactgtttataatAGTTTTTAGCTGACTTTCTTGTTTTCTAGGTCTTACTTGTTAACAGTGATGATATCTCTCCCCTCTTCTTTAATGAATAGGTTTTGATGGTACCTTATTTGACTACTTCAGTGgttttgaagatttaaaaaataagaaagttagaTTTGTTGGACATGCTAAACAGAGGATACAAGAAGATTATCTTCGAATTTTAAGATATTTCcggtaagaatttttttaaaataatggtaacAGTTTTTAATATCCTGGAGCACAATTCTGATCATGTGAAACGCACAGGTGAGTGTACAAAATGGTGACATCCCAAATGTCTGTCCCTGATAGATTTAGTAAAATGTGACTTACTGTGAGAGATTACTTAGatgcttcatattttctttcccaaagatATTTACTGCATTCTTGGATGGTTTTATATAATTCAgctttaaatcatttttcttgtgtccagtgttctttttatttcctgcACTCATCATTCATTTCACAGATAACTGAATGCTCACCACAGGCCAACCACTGTGGTGGGTGCTTTGAACACGGAGTAACCGGTCAAAGTCTTTGCCTTCACATGGGTTACAGTTTGAGGTAGTCATGGGAAATCCCTCAGATGAACTTAGTAAGCATGAAATGCATTTGCGTGGTTTTGTagatagaaatgatttttaaagtctgGGTTCTAacctttttcacattttttttaatgtttattttactttttatatatttaaatctgggttagttaacatatagtgtaataaggatttcagaaatagaatttagtgattcatcacttacatataacacccactcctcatcccaacaagtgtcctccttaatgcaaCCTTGCCAACTTAgcgcccccccccatccctccagcaatcctgtttgttctgtatttaagtctcttatggtttgtcccctctctgtttttgtattatttttgcttcccttcccttatgttcatctgttttgtgtcttaaattccacgagtgaagtcatgtgatacttgtttttctctgacttattttgcttagcataatacactctagttccatccatgttgtaaatggcaagacttcattctttctgatcaccaagtgatactccattgtatatataaaccacatcttctttattcatcatttgggcatttgggctctttccatactttggctattgttgatagtgctgctataaacactggggtacatgtgccccttcaaacaGCACTCCTctgttctttggataaatagtagtggaattgctgggtcgtaggatagttctattttttttttaaattattgtaagTGGCTAGTTTATGTGTAGTAATATTTTTTACTGCTTAGGATCACATTTGGAGTATTCTGTAACAGAGCCTACATATTTTGTTAgtaaatgttctttaaatttcAGTATTTGCAGACTCTGTCTTTGCAAATAAGAGAACACAGGCTGACATCCATAGTTACTGTCATTTAATGTacattataaatgaattttaaagatgtGTTCATACAGGTATACTTTAAGGCTTCTATTTCTGAGATTACAAGAAATACACTCCTGTGTCTGCAACTAGATGTGTCCTATTTGAAACTCTTTATTAAAAGTATTGAGGGgtactaggggctcctgggtgtctcagtcagttgagcgtccgactttggctcaggtcatgatcccatggttcatgggttcgagcatcTCATCGGGCCCTGTGCGGAcagctgatagcctggagcctgcttcaaattctgtgtctccctctctctctgtccctcccccactcacacacacactctctctcaaaaaataagcattaaaattttttttaaaaagtattgatgGGCACAGACAGGCATACTTTGTACCCTGCTCCATTGATGGCATTCCAGTGTTGTTTGGGTGCCTTTCCAGGAATGCTATTTTATTCATCCAGTATAGGTACCAGTTCCAGGAAGTACATTTGATAGCCATTCTAAGTGGCTCAGTGATTTGCAAATCAGACTGAGCAGAGGGTTTTACTTCTTGCTAATTACAGAAcgttatttacattttattggaTCTCAGTTTTGTTATCTGGGAACAAAGAGAAGGTAGAGAGAATTGACCAGATGATTTTTAAGGCCCCTAATTCTGTTGTCTTGTAGTAGATGTATAGAATAGTAccagtaaaatgaaaaactagaTTTTTGCTAGTGATATGCCAACTAGAGGTAACATGGtctgaaaattttgttttgtaggTTTTATGGGAGAATTGTAGACAAGCCTGGTGACCACGATCCTGAGACTTTGGAAGCAATTGCAGAAAATGCAAAAGGCTTGGCTGGAATATCAGGGGAGAGAATTTGGGTGgaactgaaaaaaattcttattggTAACCATGTAAATCACTTGATTAACCTCATCTATGATCTTGATGTGGCTCCTTACATAGGTGAGaagaagttataaaatatttgagatttttacaATGAGATACCTGGTTTACAATTTCATAAGAATGTTTGACTAATTCCAAAAGGAGAAAGAGTATTTTAAAGTAGGATAAACTGAGATCACAGGTAGGAGGACACAGCTCAAAGACAGCACAGCACTGAAGTAGGACACAGTGGCCTCTGGTAGCAGACCTGGGTTTGACTGATGCTTTGCCGCATATCAACTTTGTGATTTGGGTTAGTTCTTTAATCATTAGTTGTTGAATCTAAAAAAGGGGTGTGAAAATAGTTGCATCTATCTAAAGGAAGGGCTGAGACATTCAGTGAATTAATACATGTGAGGCACTTAAAGGGTAACATATGGAAATTAATGTTGTTACAATGTTCAGAAAGAACAGTGGTATATGCTACCGCATACTTAAGGAAACTTGGGTTATTTCAAATAGTTATTGaatggtgggtggggggtggatgtTGTGTGACAGTAGCTCGGTGAGAAGTCAGTGGTAAGTGTTACTTGTGCGTCTGATACCGCCGCCTCTGCCTCTGGAAATTAATGTTTTAGGGCTCCTTACTGTAGGTCTTGGGGGGATTATAGGAAAGAATAGCAACAGTTTATCAGTGGTTCACCTGTAAGATGGGAGCATCACACTGAACCAGTGAGTTCTAGTGGCAGGACATTTAGTATACTATAGCCGTGATTGGTTGAGGAGATTAGtgtgttttattaaatttatccactgtaaaaaataaaaataggtgaaaaattgtttttgtcCCTACAGGCTTACCTACTAATGCAAGTTTAGAAGAATTTAACAAAGTCAGTAAAAATGTTGAAGGTTTTTCACCAAAGCCAATGACTGTCTTGGCCTCATTATTCAAAGTACAGGATGATGTCACAAAATTGGATTTGAGGTTGAAGatttcaaaagaagagaaaaaccttGGTATATTTGTAGTTAAAAACAGGAAAGATTTGGTTAAAGCAGCAGATAGTTCAGAACCATTGAAACCCTATCAAGACTTCATTATAGATGTAAGTATATACAGGCTTGGTCAGAACTAATTTGTTAATACTAAGACCCAGTGTGTTCTgtggatttcatttattttaagtgaaaaatttcACATTGGTTATTTACCTTTTAGGATAAGATGATTAGTAAGCATTCTAATGTGTGGTGAAACTAAGTGTTTGATTTTGGCACTCAGTCTAGGGAATCTGATGCAACGACCCGTGTGTGTGAACTCCTGAAGTACCAAGGAGAGCATCGTCTTCTTGAGCAAATGCAGCAATGGTGCATTCCTCCATTTCCTGTGAGTGGCCATGACATCAGAAAA
This sequence is a window from Prionailurus bengalensis isolate Pbe53 chromosome A2, Fcat_Pben_1.1_paternal_pri, whole genome shotgun sequence. Protein-coding genes within it:
- the TRNT1 gene encoding CCA tRNA nucleotidyltransferase 1, mitochondrial isoform X1; its protein translation is MLRCLNPWCRPLLSCSWSRLCLFKQYLFTMKLQSPEFQSLFTAGLKSLTDLFVKENHELRIAGGAVRDLLSGVKPQDVDFATTATPAQMKEMFQSAGIRMINNKGEKHGTITARLHEENFEITTLRIDVVTDGRHAEVEFTTDWQKDAERRDLTINSMFLGFDGTLFDYFSGFEDLKNKKVRFVGHAKQRIQEDYLRILRYFRFYGRIVDKPGDHDPETLEAIAENAKGLAGISGERIWVELKKILIGNHVNHLINLIYDLDVAPYIGLPTNASLEEFNKVSKNVEGFSPKPMTVLASLFKVQDDVTKLDLRLKISKEEKNLGIFVVKNRKDLVKAADSSEPLKPYQDFIIDSRESDATTRVCELLKYQGEHRLLEQMQQWCIPPFPVSGHDIRKVGISSGKEIGALLQQLREQWKKSGYQMEKDELLSYIKKSEN
- the TRNT1 gene encoding CCA tRNA nucleotidyltransferase 1, mitochondrial isoform X2 — its product is MLGYLFVKENHELRIAGGAVRDLLSGVKPQDVDFATTATPAQMKEMFQSAGIRMINNKGEKHGTITARLHEENFEITTLRIDVVTDGRHAEVEFTTDWQKDAERRDLTINSMFLGFDGTLFDYFSGFEDLKNKKVRFVGHAKQRIQEDYLRILRYFRFYGRIVDKPGDHDPETLEAIAENAKGLAGISGERIWVELKKILIGNHVNHLINLIYDLDVAPYIGLPTNASLEEFNKVSKNVEGFSPKPMTVLASLFKVQDDVTKLDLRLKISKEEKNLGIFVVKNRKDLVKAADSSEPLKPYQDFIIDSRESDATTRVCELLKYQGEHRLLEQMQQWCIPPFPVSGHDIRKVGISSGKEIGALLQQLREQWKKSGYQMEKDELLSYIKKSEN